From Patescibacteria group bacterium:
ATTTGGCAACAATGATCAAAACAGGATTTGATGAAGTGGATACTTGTTTCGATGGCATTGATACACGCCTTAGTAAAATATAATACCTTATTCTTAATGAACATACGCATCGCATCGAGTATCTAGAACTAGAACTTCAACGTATGAAAGATATGTTCGCGTTTAAATAAGTAGTATGAAAAAAGAAACTCGAAAATATAATGCTGTTTACCAAAAAAGAGGCAGATGGTTTATTGGTTGGGTGGAAGAAGTCCCCGGAGTGAATGTGCAGGAGAAAACACTCAAGGATGCCCGTGTTTCATTGCAGGAAGCTTTAGCAATGATACTTGAAGCAAATCATTCATACGTCGTTGAGAGTAAAGAAGTTATTCGAGAACCTGTTCTCTATACTCTTTCAAGATGAAAAGAAAAGATTTTTTAAAATATTTAGCACTTCATCGCTGTGAACTTATGCGAGAAGGTGCGCGACACACACTTTTTTGTAATATTTCACTGCAGCGTTTTTCCACTGTACCTCGCCATAATGAAATAAACTCATTTTTGGCTAAAAAAATTTGCTGTGATTTGGGAATTGAACCCATATCAAAAAGATAACTCTATCTGTTTGCGCGGGCTTGCTGGCGATACGCCTGATTTCTTTCTTCTTTTTGTGCTCTTCGCCACTCGCGAATGCGGTCAGCTTTAGCTGCTAACACTTCAGCAATAATATCTTCCAGACGCTTTGCAGAGATATGCGTTGCTTGGACACCAGGAGCCGTATCCCCGCCATTCATAAGAAATCCATAGGTATAGTACCATTCCGGAGCGCACTCTACTGTGCCTTTCTGCGATAATGTAGCCCTATTAGTGGGAAGGGGGCGGCCCTGGATGCGCGCTTCCTCTGTGCGGATGGCAGCTGCAATTTCATTAATAACTTCCATGGGCACTTTCTTCTTATCCGGAAGGATGACAGGGTGCCCATCAGAAATCTGCATATTCATACATGTGCCAAATTTTTCCTGTATGTAACCAATCATTTTTGGAATAGATGATCTAATGCGTCCAATGAGAATATCTCCTCTGCCATCTATATCTAGCACAAACCCCTTGTTTTTGAATTCCTGAATAACCCTGATCTCCCGCTCAACAAATGTATTAAGCCACAAAAGTTTTTTTCGTAAGACAATCAACTGGTTTGCTTTATCTTCAGGACCACCTTTGGGTTTTCCCTGCCAATCAGTGACTTCATATTCCTCACGGATTTTTGTTAGTTCGTTTATGAGTGCAGATTGTATAGCCTGCGTATCATTGAGACGTACGGCATTTAAGATGCGGGCGAGCTCGTCTTTATCTACAACTCCAAGAATGCGCGCCATAAGTGTTGCGCCTGATTCCTTCTCTACTTCAGAATCGCTTGCTGTAGGATGTTCATCGAGTACGCTTCCACCTGTGCCAAGGAGGCGAATGCCGTTGCGCCAGTTGGTAAGCCAATCCGTACCCCTATAAGAAGGACCCGTATCGGTTCGCAAGACTATGCCTTGACCAAACGGACGTTCTTCGTCTTCAAGGTGTTCAAGGTTGATGATATGGCGAATATCCCCAAATAATGGGGAAGAGTATTTTGCTCCAAGAAAAAACTCAAGCACCTCATCGGCATGGGGGCGGTTATGGGTTGTGATTTCTCTCACAGGACCAGATACTGCCGAGAGTTGAGCCACTTTTGTATGCCAAGCTGCAAGGCGTATAAGCCGCTTGTCTACATCGGCTTCGTCCCATGCTGCAAGTTGAGATTTGATTCTACGAAGATGTTCCGGCTCTCTGAGTGTATCTGCTTGTTGTGTCATATTGTCCATGAATATAGCACAAAAGTGAACTTTTGTCAATAAAAAGCTGTTTCTGCGTGATCATTTGATTTTTTCTTTTGGTTACGTTATAATGCCTTTGGTTGTGTATAACATTATCTTTGCATGGCTTCTAAAGTCCTCAGTGGCTTTGATTTTGTATTTATGCCGATAATAAAAAGTGAAAACGAATTCAATGAAGAACTCCAGCAGGGCGGGGGAGGGAAGCGAAAGCTTTCATTTGCTTCTACTGCGCTTGAGTACTTTGCAGAATTCACAAAAATATTTATTATTGCAGCGGCGATCATTTTACCCGTACGGTTGTTTCTAGTGCAGCCATTCTACGTGAGGGGGCAATCGATGGAGCCGAATTTCCATGATAGCGAATACCTTATTATCGACAAACTCAGCCCTCGATTCAAGCCCTACCAGCGAGGCGAGGTGATCGTGTTCCGCTATGATTCAGCCGATCAGCGTTATTTAATAAAACGCATCATAGGATTGCCCGGCGAGCATGTGAGTATTGCAAACAGGCATGTGACCATTACCAACAAAGAACATCCCGACGGCCTGACGCTTGATGAAAATACCTATAAACCTCAGGAGCTTGGCCTTGAAACACTTGAGTTTGATGTGGCACCTGATGAGTATTTTGTACTTGGAGATAATCGTGAGAACAGCTATGATTCATCGAAATTCGGCCCCATTAAGATACGGCAAGTAATCGGCAGGGTGTATCTACGGGGTTTGCCTATTACAAAGTTTGAAATATTCAGTGCTCCAACCTATTGATATGAAAAAGAAACAAGATAAACAACCTGAAGCAGCGCCTGCTGTGCAACCTGTACAATCTGCAAAACCAGGCATTGAAACCGTGAAGCAGGTAAGAGCTCCGCAGCTTGTGAAGGGTATGAAAGATATTCTTCCTGTTGACCAGCCGTATTGGATGCATATTAAAGCATTGATTGGTCGCATGATGGATGACTATAGCTTTGGCCGGATCGATATGCCGATTGTTGAAGATACGTCGCTGTTTTTGCATGGGCTTGGCAAGCAAACAGATATCGTGGAAAAAGAAATGTATACATTTGTGGATCAGGGAGGGAACAACTTGTCTCTCCGTCCGGAATTGACTGCAAGTTTTGTGCGTTCCTATCTGGAGCATGGCATGCTCACATGGCCGCAGCCGGTGAAGCTCTATGCGGTTGGACCTGCTTATAGGCACGACAAGCCCCAAGAAGGGCGCTATCGGCAATTCTATCAGTGGAGCTGTGAAGTCATCGGCGAGGCAAAGGCTGCCGCAGATGCACAGCTCATTCTTATAGCGTATAAATTCTATACATCACTGGGTCTTTCACCGATCATGCATAT
This genomic window contains:
- a CDS encoding type II toxin-antitoxin system HicB family antitoxin, translating into MKKETRKYNAVYQKRGRWFIGWVEEVPGVNVQEKTLKDARVSLQEALAMILEANHSYVVESKEVIREPVLYTLSR
- the lepB gene encoding signal peptidase I; its protein translation is MPIIKSENEFNEELQQGGGGKRKLSFASTALEYFAEFTKIFIIAAAIILPVRLFLVQPFYVRGQSMEPNFHDSEYLIIDKLSPRFKPYQRGEVIVFRYDSADQRYLIKRIIGLPGEHVSIANRHVTITNKEHPDGLTLDENTYKPQELGLETLEFDVAPDEYFVLGDNRENSYDSSKFGPIKIRQVIGRVYLRGLPITKFEIFSAPTY